The region GGAACCATTATATCGGATTGGGGTGGTGTCCATGATACAAAGGCAGCAGCGAATTCACCACTCGATATTGAGATGGATGTGAAACCTAATTTTGATGAATATAACATGGCAAATCCGCTTCTTGAGGCGGTTCATAGAAATGAAATCTCTGAAGCTGAGATAGATAAAAAAGTTAGAAATATTCTTCGACTTATGCTTCGATTAAAGATGATTGGAGAAGAGTCAGAACAAAGAGAATCAGGGACTTATAATATGATTTCACATCAACAAGAGATACTTAAGGTAGCGAGGGAATCTATTATATTATTAAAAAATGAAGAGGATAGACTACCTTTAAAGAAAAATATTAAGAAGTTAGCTGTCATTGGGCAAAATGCGAATATCTTGCATGCCGCTGGTGGTGGAAGTGCAGAAGTCAAAGCACTTTATGAAATTTCACCTTTATTAGGAATTCGTATGGAACTTGGTGGTAATACGGAAGTCACCTATCGTCCAGGTTACTATGTATCATATCAAAAAGTCTTTGATATAATTGGATATCAAGAAACAAGCACTGACGTTATGGCGGAGAGAGCAAAGAGAAAACAAGTCTGGCTAGAGCTAGAAAAAGAAGGTAAAGAAAAAAGAAAGGCAGAAGAGAAACGTCTTCGGGAAGAAGCGGTTTTACTTGCAAGAGAAACGGAGGATGTTATTCTTGTTGTAGGATTAGATCATCATCAAGATATGGAAGGTCGTGATCGTAAAAGATATGAATTACCTTATGCTCAGGAAAAACTAATTGAAGAAGTGCTCGATGCGAATCCTAATACAATCTTGGTTGTTTGTGCAGGATCACCGGTTTCTATGCAGAAATTCTCCAATAAAGCTAAAACAATCGTTTGGAGCTATTATAATGGAATGCAAGGTGGTAAAGCTTTAGCAGATGTATTGTTTGGAATTGTAAATCCATCTGGAAAATTACCTGAATCGATGCCAAAGGAGCTAAATGATTGCCCAGCACATAAATTTGGGGAATTTGGTACAAAAGGAAGTGTTTATTATAACGAAGGCATTATGGTAGGATATCGTTATTATGATACGGAAAATATCACACCAGAATTTTGTTTTGGTCATGGACTTTCTTATACAAATTTCACTTATAAAAATTTAACAGTAAGAGCAAATAAGGGAAAAGGCGCATTCCTAAGTTTTAGTATAAGAAATACAGGGAAGACAGCTGGAGCTGAGACAATTCAAGTTTATGTTTCTGATCCAGTTTGCAGTGTAAAGCGCCCTATTCATGAATTAAAAGGGTTCACCAAAGTTTTTTTACAGCCGGGAGAGGAAAAAGAATTGATGATGGAATTAAAGCCATCTGCCTTTACCTATTATTGTACCGAGAGTAAGAAATTTGTATTAGAGGGCGGAGAGTTCATCATTGAAGTTGGTAGCTCTTCTAGGGATATCAGGTTGAGCAAGATGGTAAGAATTGAGTAAGTCATTTTTCGGGAATTTGACAAAAGATATAAGAATTTGAGAATATAGAAGAAAAGCAGGGTGAGATAAGCGTTAAGTTTATTTTACCCTTTTCTGTGTATGGATAATTGATGATATCTGTATTTAAATAATTGATGATATTTGTCTTTAAATAATAGATGATATTTAAATAGAAATATAGGTGAATAACGGATGGATAAAATGCAGAAAAGGATGTATCTTATTACCTTGACAGGACATTTTGGATGGATTATAGTAATACATATTGAATCTTGGGATTCTAGTAAAAGTACGAGTTTCACATATATGAAATCGGCACGAGATGGCAATTATTATAGAATCCAAAGAAAATTTTAGAAAAGGCGGGATTACAAATGGCTAAGGTTAGAACCAGATTTGCACCAAGTCCAACAGGGCGTATGCATGTTGGTAATCTAAGAACTGCACTTTATGAGTATTTGATTGCTAAACATGAAGGTGGAGACTTTATATTAAGAATAGAGGATACAGATCAGGAACGTTTGGTAGAAGGTGCTACTGAAATTATTTACCGCACCATAGCAAAGACAGGGTTAATTCATGATGAAGGTCCAGATAAAGATAAAGGATTTGGTCCATACGTTCAAAGCGAGCGTCAGGCTACCGGAATTTATTTAAAATATGCAAAAGAGTTAGTAGAAAATGGGGAAGCTTACTATTGCTTCTGTACTAAGGAACGCTTAGAAACATTAAAGAGTGCTGTTGGTGAGGAAGATGGAGAAAGTAAAGAAATAACCAAATACGATAAGCATTGTCTTCATTTAAGTAAGGAAGAAGTTGAAGCGAATTTAGCGGCTGGTATGCCATATGTAATCCGTCAGAATATGCCTACCGAAGGAACTACATCATTTACTGATGCTATTTATGGAACTATTACCGTTGAAAACTCTGAATTAGATGATATGATTCTAATTAAATCCGATGGATTCCCAACTTATAATTTTGCTAACGTAATTGACGATCATTTCATGGAAATTACTCATGTAGTGCGTGGAAATGAGTATCTATCTAGTACACCAAAGTACACTAGATTATACAAAGCATTTGGTTGGGAAGAGCCAGTTTATATCCACTGCCCATTAATTACAAATGAAGAGCATCAAAAATTAAGTAAGAGAAGCGGACACTCCTCTTTTGAAGATTTAATTGAGCAGGGATTTGTTACAGAAGCAATTGTTAACTTTATCGCTCTTCTTGGTTGGAGTTCTACAACTAATGAAGAAATTTTCTCTTTAGAAGAATTAGTTCGTGAATTTGATTATACTCACATCAATAAATCTCCTTCCGTTTTCGATATGAATAAACTTCGCTGGATGAACGGAGAGTATATTAAGAGAATGGATAGTGAGAAGTACTATGAGTATGCACTTCCACAAATAAAGAAAGTAGTTACAAAAGACTACGATTTGAAATTTATTGCTGATTTAGTAAAGACAAGAATTGAAACCTTTCTTGATATTGCAGAGATGATTGATTTCTTCGATGAGCTTCCTGAGTATGATATCGCTATGTATACTCATAAGAAGATGAAGACAGACTCTGAGAATTCTTTAAAGGTATTACAAGATGTTCTTCCAAGATTTGAGGAACTTACGTGTTACTCTGTTTCCTCTATTGAAAGTGTATTAATGGGCTATATTGCAGAGAATGGAATTAAGAATGGTCAAGGCTTATGGCCAGTTCGTACTGCAGTGTCCGGTAAGCAGTCTACACCAGGCGGAGCATATGAAATTATGAGCATTCTTGGAAAAGAGGAAAGTCTTAGAAGAATACGCATCGCAATTGATAAATTAAGCAGTTCCCTATAAGAAGAATGTGCTCTCTTAAAGTTTAAAATTTTAGAAAACAGTATTTTCCATGTTCAATATGCACAAGGAAGATACTGTTTTTTTTCTGTACGATCTACTAGGAGCACGCTTTTATCTATGGTATGATAGTAGTAAGGATCAGTTATGTGAGAGTCAAGGATTCAAATGCTTAAGGATTGTCAAGGCATGTTGCGAACTGAGGCAAGGTCTACTGAGAGCTACTTCACCGTAATATTATGCCTGAATAAGTCATTGACATAAATTTAAGATGCACAAGAGTTAGTGTAGAAATAGAGGTTAGTTATGAAAACAGTGAATGAAGCGCAGGAGAGAGCGATTAAACATCATAAAGGTCCCATGCTTGTTCTAGCGGGACCCGGTTCTGGGAAGACCTTAGTGATCATAAGAAGAACGCAGTATCTTATAGAGCAGCATGGTATTTCACCAAATAACATTCTAGTAATTACGTTTACCAAAGCTGCTGCTATGGAGATGCAGGAACGCTTTGATAGGTTAATGGGACAAGGAAGGTTTGGTGTTAATTTTGGAACCTTCCATGCAATCTTTTTTAAGATATTACGATTTGCTTATAACTACAGTGTTTCTAATATAATAACAGAAGAAGAGAGATACCGCCTCTTACGCGATATCATCCAATCGATGGAGCTTGAGATAGAGGATGAGAAAGAATTTTTAGAAGGGATTGGATCGGAAATCAGTTTAGTTAAGGGAGAAAACATGGATATTTCTCATTACTACTCTATGAATTGTTCCGAAGAGACTTTTCAGGAAATATACAAAGAATATGATAAGAAGTTACGTCATCAAAACAAGATTGATTTTGATGATATGTTGCTTCTTTGTTATGAGTTATTAATAGAAAGACCTGACATATTGTCCTTATGGCAACAGAAATATCAATACATCCTTATTGATGAGTTTCAAGATATCAATCGTATTCAATATGAAATTATCAAGATGCTTGCGAAACCTAAAAACAATCTATTTATCGTGGGCGATGATGATCAGAGTATCTACCGGTTTCGGGGTGCAAAGCCGGAGATCATGTTATCCTTTGAAGAAGAATATAAAGGAGTAAAGAAAGTCGTTTTAAATAAAAACTACCGTTCCAAAGGGAATATTATTACAGGAGCACTTAAAGTTGTTGGTAATAACAAAAAGAGATTTCCGAAAGAGATACAATCGATACATGAGCCAGGAAATGAGATTAATGTAAAATCATTTTCCGATTTGCCAGCACAAAATCAAGCGATTCTTGAGGAGATTGATCATTATCGTAAGATGGGGATGCGCTATTCTCAAATTGCTGTCCTTTATCGAACGAACACGCAACCAGGTTCACTCGTTACGAAGCTTATGGAGTATAACATACCATTTAAGATGAGAGACAGCTTACCAAACATCTATGAGCACTGGATTGCTAAGGATCTAATTTGCTATATTAAGTTATCCATGGGAATTCGGGAGAGGGGTCTTTTTTTACAGGTAATGAATCGACCAAAACGGTATATTAGTAGAGAGGCATTAGAGCAGACAGATGTGGATTTAAACACAATAAGGGAATTCTATATGGAAAAGCCTTATGTTGTCGAACGAATTGATAAATTAGTTTACGATTTAACACTAATTCGTAGAACAAATCCATATGCAGCAATTAACTATATCCGTAGGGCAGTAGGTTATGATGATTACTTAAAGGAATATGCGGCCTTTCGTAGAATAAAGGTGGAAGAGCTCTATGACATTTTATCCGAGCTTCAAGAAGAATCAAGAGAATATAAAACGCATGAGGAATGGTTAAATCACATTGATGAGTACAAAGACGGACTAAAGGAACAGGCATTAAAACAGAATCAAAAAGATGTGGATGGCGTGATATTAACTACGTTTCATGCTTCCAAGGGTTTGGAATTTGATGTGGTTATCCTTATGGATGCAAATGAAGGAATAACACCTCATAAAAAAGCAGTGGTACCAGAGGATATGGAGGAAGAGAGAAGGATGTTTTATGTCGCCATGACGAGAGCAAAGAGTTTTCTTCATATCTTTTATGTGAAGCAACGGTATAATAAAGAATTATCACCCTCCAGATTTGTCGGGGAATTACTTGTTAGTCCTATGGAATTAAGAGAAGGGATGAGGATTCATCATTCCATCTATGGAGAGGGAAGCATTAAGAAAATGGAAGAGAATAAGTTAACAATACAATTTGATAAGATTTTTCTTCCAAAGGTGCTAGACATGGAATTTTGTATACGAAATCAAATGATCAAAGTGGTCTAGACAATCAGTATTTCATATGATAGGGATAGGTTGATTGCGCCTGCGTGGGCGCACTAAATTGAGAAGAGTACGCTTCGTAAACTACCTTTTATGAAAAAAGTGAGAGCAGCGAATCCTTGGAATATACTATGCTTCCTGTAGGTCTATTCGAGACTCTCACTTTATAATTCTTATCAAAAAAAGCACGCGAAGCGTGCTTTTTCTTATTTGGGATCTGCTTTCGCAATATCCTTAATATTTATTCTTCATCCTCTGCTTCTTCGTCTCCAAACATTTCGTCGAATTCTTCAGAATCTATGAACTCATCAAATGCTTCAGAAACAGCTTCAAATTCAGCATCATCTTCGATGGACTCTAATTCGATCTCATCACCATTCTGGATGAATTCATATAAGAATACTTCACCCTCTTCTCCAGCATCTTCTGGAAGTAATGCAATGTATTGTTTCTCGCCGCATGGGAATACAGCTATAATATCACAAACAACTTCGGTATCGTCCTCTAAAGTTAATGTTACTTGGTCATGAAAAAATTCGTCACTGCTGCAGTTACAGTCATCGCCATGTTTATCCATTTTATATACCTCACTTCTCAAAATTGTGAAAGTTAAATTCCACCATTTGACTATAACAGATTCAATGGAAAAAAGCAAGGCTCTACTTTGTATTAGAACACCGAAACACTTGTTCTTTAATTTCTTGAATGCTATAATAAAAAGGATAGTTTCTATGACTTAAGAAAGAATAAGAAGAGAACGTTTAAAAGGGTCAAAGCGGATATTTGCAATCCGCTTACACTACTTACTCATAACCTCATTGCCACTACACTAACGAGGTTAAATTAGTAATCTGACTCATTACATAGAACTAAGAGATGGGAGAAACCAAATGCCGGATACTGACTTAAAATCGATAAAGATATCTGTTCGTAATCTAGTAGAATTTATAATGAAATCAGGGGACTTAGATAACTCTGTTGGAAAAAGGGATCCTGATGCCATGCAAGAAGGCAGCAGGCTACATCGAAAGATTCAGCGAAGAATGGGGCCTGAATATAAGCCAGAAGTGGCACTTCGTGTTACAGTTCCGGTGTCGAGGGAAGATATCGAATTTGAGCTTATTATTGAAGGCAGAGCGGATGGCATTATTACGAATATAGAGCCTACTAAGGAGGATAACCCTATTCTGGAGGAAAAACCTACTTTAGAGGAAAAACCTACTTTAGAGGAAAAACCTATTTTGGAGGGAAAACCTATTTTGGAGGGAAATCCTATTTTGGAGGAAAATCCTACTTTGGGGGAACATCATCCTTCAGAGGAACATCCTTCAAAGCAGAATGGGGCAGAAGGTAACATCCACGTTATCATTGATGAGATAAAATGTGTTTATGCGGATATCAGTCAGATTACTGAGATGATTCCAGTTCATCGTGCACAAGCTTTATGCTATGCCTATATTTATGCCAAGGAGCGAGTACTGGATACAATAAGTATTCAGATTACCTATTGTCATCTTGAAACTGAGGCAATAAGAATTTTATCGGAAGAACTTAAGTTTAAGGAACTATCAAACTGGTTCCAGAATTTGATACAAGAGTATTGTAAATGGGCGGCATGGCAGATTAAGTGGATGGAGAGCAGAAATGAATCCATCAAACAGATTGAATTTCCTTTTGAATATCGCCCTGGACAAAGAGATTTAGTGACTGGCGTTTACCGGACCATAATAAGAGATAAAAAATTATATATAGAAGCACCAACGGGAGTTGGAAAAACCATTTCAACAGTATTTCCGACAGTGAAGGCGATGGGAGAAGGCTTTGTTTCAAAAATCTTTTATCTGACTGCCAAGACAATTACACGTACTGTCGCAGAGGATACTTATCAGTTGCTCTTGGAGCGGGGCTTATCGATGAAACTTGTTACGATAACAGCAAAAGATAAGATTTGTATCTTAGACAAGCCTAACTGTAATCCGGCCGCATGTGAACGAGCCAAAGGACACTATGACAGAGTAAACGATGCAGTTTTTGATTTATTAACGAGTGAATCAAGAATATCAAGAGAACTGATTGAGCAGTATGCTATGAAGCATTGTGTATGCCCATTTGAGATGTGTCTTGATGTGACATTATGGGCAGATGGCATCATATGCGATTATAACTATGCATTTGATCCCAATGTGTATTTAAGAAGATTTTTTGAGAATGATAAGAAACAGGATTATGTTTTTTTGATTGACGAGGCTCATAACTTAGTAGACAGAGCAAGGGAAATGTACAGTGCTATGCTGTATAAACAGGATTTTTTAACGGTAAAAGGTATTGTAAAAGATAAGTCGAAGACAATGGTGAAGAGGCTCGAAGCCTGTAATGAGGTAATGCTTCGGTTAAAGCGTGGTTGTGATGACATAGAAGTATTACAAGATGTGAATGATTTGGTACTGCCTCTTTTAAGACTTATGTCAGAGTATGAAGAGTTTTTTAAGGAATATGGTGATTTTGAAGGCAGAGAGGTTGTATCACAGCTATTTTTTGATCTACGAAAATTTCTTGCTATTCATGACATATTAGGGGAGGACTATCTAATCTATTCCGACTATGATGAGAGAGGAGAATTTCGTGTAAAGCTTCTTTGTATGGATCCTGCAAGAAACTTATTAACCTGTTTAAATAAGGGAAGGAGTTCCATCTTTTTTTCTGCTACATTATTACCAATTACGTATTATAAGGAACAGCTTGGCGGTTCCGAGGAAGATTATGCTATCTATGCACCCTCTCCATTTGAAGTTTCAAAAAGGCTGCTCATGATAGCAAAAGATGTCAGTACAAAATATACAAGGCGGGGTCAAGATGAGTATGAGAGGATTGTTTCCTATATCGAAGGCTTTGTAAATGCAAAGGTAGGGAATTATTTTGTGTTCTTTCCTTCTTATCAGATGTTGCAACAAATCGCCCAATTAAGCGAAGATAGAATCCCAAATCTTTTATTACAAAAGACAAGTATGGGAGAACTAGAGAAAGAGGAATTTTTAGCTGCGTTTGAGGAAAATCCTACGAATACGAAGGTTGGCTACTGTGTTATGGGAGGAATCTTTTCAGAAGGAATCGACTTAAAGAAAGATCGTTTGATTGGTGCGGTGATTGTAGGAACGGGATTACCGCAGGTTGGTAACGAAAGAGAATTATTCCGTGGATATTATGATGATCGAAACGGATCTGGTTTTGACCATGCTTACCTTTACCCGGGGATTAATAAAGTACTTCAATCTGCTGGTAGAGTGATTCGTACGGTCGAAGATAAAGGAGCGATTTTATTGCTTGATGAACGTTTTTTAAATTCTCAGTACAAAAATCTATTTCCAAGAGAATGGGAGCAGTATGATATCGTAAATCAAGAGAAAATGCAGGAATTATTGGAGGATTTTTGGAGTCAAAAAAACGAATAACCTAAGAAAAATTTTTCTATGGGTTATTCGTTTCTAGCTTTTATTGATATTAACTTCCAGGCAACTACGTTGATATCTAGGCTTATATTAACTTCTAGACTACTATATTGATTCTAGGCTTATATTAACTTCTAGACTACTATATTGACTTTTAGGTTATTATATTAACTTCTAGGTTATTATATTAACTTGTTCACTGGTACAACGAAGTGTTAAATCTGTATGTTCTCCAAGCACTTCACCATCCGTATGAACATATAACGGGGATTGCGTGTGAATAGATACAGAGCTACAAGTAATCATCTGAACACCTTTAATCTTGGTATGCTTGCCCAAAAAGATGGTTGGCATTACAAATAATATTTTTAACTTTGGAATATTTGATACCAAACAAATAGAAAGTTTTCGATCATTATCACTGGCATCGGGAGCCATCAATAATCCACCACCTTCACATTTGTGGATGAGGGATGCCATAAATATTAAGTTTTTAACGGAATAAGTGATACCATCTGCTATTACAGTAGCATCGCATGGCTTATTTGCGAAGATTTCTTTTACTCCTATTAAGAAGTAAGTCAATTTGCCTATCCCAATTTTATTTAGAAAATTTTTAATCTTTGTTGTTTGAGCAACTTGACAAATTGCAGCATCGTAACCAATCCCTGAGCTAACTGAAAATCTTCTAGGTAATCCATCTTCGAATGTTACTTGTCCATGATCAACGGCACGTATCTTTCTTGGATTTAATACTCTATCTAGTGCCTCCGCTGGATTTTTTGGTAATAATAATCCACGGGCAAGATCATTACTAGAGCCCATTGGTATGTAACCAAGTAGGACGTCTTCATAATTATCAATACCGTTAATCACTTCATTAGCGGTTCCGTCTCCACCGACAATAACAATTGTTTTTCTTTCGTTATCTATTGTACAGATTTCTTTTGCGATTTGGGTAGCATGGCCATGTCCGGTCGTAAAGTACTCTTTGTAATTTATGCTTTCGTTCTCTAAACGTTGTCTTAACCCTTGCCATAATTCTTTGGCTTTTCCAGTTTTGGAATGTGGGTTTATGATAAAGTGATACATTCGCGCTCCTTTTCATGCTGAGTTTCAATGTAAAACTACAGCAAATGGGAAAATTATATACTTATCTTATCCAATTTAAATCGGGATGTCAACAGAACTTTCCGACAGATATGGTAGAAATATGTTATTCATCTAAGGTTCATAAAAGCAGGCTATTCTTGTTGCAAAAATTATAAATTAAGAAGGAAAAATTATAAATTAAGGAGGGGAATATTATAATTCAAGGAGGAAAATGTTGTAATTTTACTAAATTACGGTATAATTACAAAAAAGAATGCTATATAAATTGCTATCGTTAGAGTACATAGTATGAAAAACTTTACACTAGCAGAAGACAATAAAGGAGGAGTATATGAAAGATCTAAAAAAAAGAGGTAAGCAAGGCTTAGTTACCATTGCGTTAAGTTTATCGATTTTGGTAACGGGCTGTGCGAACAAGGAGAAACCCAAAGACTTAACATTTGAAGATTATAGCAATCAGATGTTTCAGGAGATAGTTTCATCAAGTGCAATAACATATTCTCAATTTATAGAAGATCCAGAGAATTTCGGTATAACAGAGTATGATCATGTTCTGGCAACATTAAGTAAGAAGGAATATGATAAATCTATCAAGCAGTGTGAGGAAGATTTAGCACAACTTTTGAAATTTGACTATGATACCTTAACAACAGCTCAAAAAATTGATTATGACATTACGAAGGGAATGCTGGAACGAAGCATTGCTTCGAAAGATTCTTACTATTATAGTGAGCCACTTTCTCCGCTTGATGGAGATCATATTACGCTATCAGGGATTGTTAGCTTGTATGGTAATCGTTATTTTCAAACCTTAGTTGAAAAAGAAAAGGGAAACAAGAAAGAGGTCGAAAAATTTTTCGAAATCTATGAAATGATTGGAAAGTACTTTAATGAAGTCGCTCAGTATGAAAAAGAGAAAGCAAAAGCAGGGCTTTTTATGAATTCATCACGAGCAGAAGTTGTACGAAAGGCTTGTCTTAGTGTAGTGAATAACAATGCTTCGGATTATAAAAAGACTTTTCAGGAAGAGGTAACTAAGTTAAGTTTTCTAAGCGATAGTGAAAAGAAGGAACTAATTGAACAAAGCGATTCTTTAGTTGAAAAGCATATCGTACCTGCATATCAGAAACTAGTTGACACCATGAATGATTTAAAAGATCAGGGTGGGAAATCAAAAGGATTCTATGAAACAGAAGCAGGAAAAATCTATTATGAGAATCTCCTTAAGTCTACTTGTAGTGTGAATGCAACTCCAGAAGAATTAATGAAGTTGTTGGAGGAGAATCTTGCTGTATTTGTGAACGAAAAAGATCAGATTTTAGCTGACCATCCGAATATTGAGAATGAAATAGTTATAAGTGCGAGACAGTGGCCTGATGCAGAAAGTATCACAAAGATGTTATCAAATAAAGCAAAAGAAGATTTCCCTGATGCAGACTTAGCGTGGGGAGTGAAAGAAATGCCAACTTGTATGAATAGTTTTGCGGGTGGATTATTCTATCCATTTGCAATCGATTCGACATTAAAGGAGGAGTATATCTATCTTGGAACTATGAATGCTCCTGGGACTTTATCATTCCTACAAGTATTGGCGCATGAAGGAGTACCTGGACATCTTTTTCACTATAATTATTTAAATGATATTGGTACGACAGACTACCGAAAAGTCTTAGCATGGGCAGGTACAGGATTGGTTGGATATCTAGAAGGTTGGACGACATATGTTGAAGAAATAGGATACTCCTACGGTGGATTGTCAGATGTTCAAGCAAGAGAAGCTCAGCTGAATCGTTTAATAGAAATTACATTAGTCACTATGGTTGATATCGGTGTGAATTATTACGGCTGGGAAAATGACAAGATTTCTGAAGTAATCAGCCAATATGCACCACAATACCTGATTATGAGTACTTATATTAAGAGTATTGTTGAGGAATCGCCAGGTTTATATAGTTCTTATGCGGTTGGATATCTTTATACAAAGCATATTATCGATGCAATCAATGAGAAATCAGGTGGTACAATGAGTAAAAAAGAAGTTCACGAGAAATATTTGAGTGTTGGACCGGTGACCTATGATATCTTAATGAGAGAGTTAGGGGTAGCACAGTAATTCATGATTAGAAAAAGCACGCGAAGCGTGCTTTTTCTTATTTAAACTATACATATCTTTTCAAACTAACGATTCATCTCGCTCTGAGGCCCAATGTTTTGATGGGAGGAGATGATTTTTTGTATTTCTTTTAAATCAGTGGATGGTAAGTCTCCAGGAATGGTATTCTTCACTGCGCTTGCAGCATTACCGATTTCAAGAGCCTTTTGGCAGTCATCATATGCTAACAATCCGTAAAGAACACCAGATACATAAGCATCTCCACTTCCGATGCGGTCAATGACTTCTATATTCTGATATGGTGCCTCTTCGTAGAATTTATCTTCTACTGCATTATATATTGTGGAACCAAAGGTATGCTTCTTCGGACTAATTACGATACGTTCTGTTGTTGCTACAATTTTTATATTAAAATCTTCGGTATAGGATTTCATGATTTCTTTAATTGTACCGGTTTTGCCAAATGTTCGGCGAGAAGTTTCTTCGGATACAAATAAGATATCAACATATGGGAGGATTCGCTCAATGTATTCCTTTGCGGTTGCTTCATCCCAAAGGTTTGCGCGGTAATTTACATCAAAAGAGATAAGCGCTCCTTGTTCTTTAAACTTCTTAATGCACTCTTCTGTAACGTCCCTAGTTTGAGGGGATAGTGCTAAGGTAATACCGCATGTATGGAATAATTTGGTGGATGAGAAAGTGCTTTCTGGAATATCATCCATGGAAATCGTGTTGATGGAAGAGTTTCGTCTGTCATAAACTACAGAAGATTTTCTAGGATATGCTCCATTCTCATAAAAATAGATTCCTAGTCTAGCGTCTCTGCTTTCATCGAAGATAAGGCAGTCATCACTGACGCCACAGAAACGAAGGTGATTCTTTACATAAGTACCGATGTCGTTTTGTGGGACTTTTGAAATAATACCAGTACGAAGTCCCATCATAGAAATTCCAGATACAACATTTAATTCCGCGCCACCAGCGCATTTTTCAAATGTATCTCCACGTACAATACGCTCATTGGAGGGAGCAGAAAGTCTTAATAAGATCTCTCCTAAAGCAAGTGCGTCAAATTCGCGATTTTCATTAACCGTCAGCATACAAATTACCTCCCATTCATTCAAAATGTAAACGCTTACATTTAGTTATCTCAATTATACTTTAAATAAATTAGATGTCAAGAAAATAACGTCAGGATTCGAGTTTTAACGTCAGAATTCGAGTTTTTAAATTAGTTTGAAACTTTTCTTTAGAACATATTATCTAACTTAAGGTGCCCTAAAAATAGGAATCGATTTAATGTTAATGAAAAAGTAATAACAGAATTGGCTTTATCACACTTTCTACTTATATTATGGCAATAAAGAAACGTATTGCAAGATTTAAAAGTCCACATA is a window of Lachnoclostridium phytofermentans ISDg DNA encoding:
- a CDS encoding ATP-dependent DNA helicase — protein: MPDTDLKSIKISVRNLVEFIMKSGDLDNSVGKRDPDAMQEGSRLHRKIQRRMGPEYKPEVALRVTVPVSREDIEFELIIEGRADGIITNIEPTKEDNPILEEKPTLEEKPTLEEKPILEGKPILEGNPILEENPTLGEHHPSEEHPSKQNGAEGNIHVIIDEIKCVYADISQITEMIPVHRAQALCYAYIYAKERVLDTISIQITYCHLETEAIRILSEELKFKELSNWFQNLIQEYCKWAAWQIKWMESRNESIKQIEFPFEYRPGQRDLVTGVYRTIIRDKKLYIEAPTGVGKTISTVFPTVKAMGEGFVSKIFYLTAKTITRTVAEDTYQLLLERGLSMKLVTITAKDKICILDKPNCNPAACERAKGHYDRVNDAVFDLLTSESRISRELIEQYAMKHCVCPFEMCLDVTLWADGIICDYNYAFDPNVYLRRFFENDKKQDYVFLIDEAHNLVDRAREMYSAMLYKQDFLTVKGIVKDKSKTMVKRLEACNEVMLRLKRGCDDIEVLQDVNDLVLPLLRLMSEYEEFFKEYGDFEGREVVSQLFFDLRKFLAIHDILGEDYLIYSDYDERGEFRVKLLCMDPARNLLTCLNKGRSSIFFSATLLPITYYKEQLGGSEEDYAIYAPSPFEVSKRLLMIAKDVSTKYTRRGQDEYERIVSYIEGFVNAKVGNYFVFFPSYQMLQQIAQLSEDRIPNLLLQKTSMGELEKEEFLAAFEENPTNTKVGYCVMGGIFSEGIDLKKDRLIGAVIVGTGLPQVGNERELFRGYYDDRNGSGFDHAYLYPGINKVLQSAGRVIRTVEDKGAILLLDERFLNSQYKNLFPREWEQYDIVNQEKMQELLEDFWSQKNE
- a CDS encoding DUF885 domain-containing protein produces the protein MKDLKKRGKQGLVTIALSLSILVTGCANKEKPKDLTFEDYSNQMFQEIVSSSAITYSQFIEDPENFGITEYDHVLATLSKKEYDKSIKQCEEDLAQLLKFDYDTLTTAQKIDYDITKGMLERSIASKDSYYYSEPLSPLDGDHITLSGIVSLYGNRYFQTLVEKEKGNKKEVEKFFEIYEMIGKYFNEVAQYEKEKAKAGLFMNSSRAEVVRKACLSVVNNNASDYKKTFQEEVTKLSFLSDSEKKELIEQSDSLVEKHIVPAYQKLVDTMNDLKDQGGKSKGFYETEAGKIYYENLLKSTCSVNATPEELMKLLEENLAVFVNEKDQILADHPNIENEIVISARQWPDAESITKMLSNKAKEDFPDADLAWGVKEMPTCMNSFAGGLFYPFAIDSTLKEEYIYLGTMNAPGTLSFLQVLAHEGVPGHLFHYNYLNDIGTTDYRKVLAWAGTGLVGYLEGWTTYVEEIGYSYGGLSDVQAREAQLNRLIEITLVTMVDIGVNYYGWENDKISEVISQYAPQYLIMSTYIKSIVEESPGLYSSYAVGYLYTKHIIDAINEKSGGTMSKKEVHEKYLSVGPVTYDILMRELGVAQ
- a CDS encoding sugar kinase, whose amino-acid sequence is MLTVNENREFDALALGEILLRLSAPSNERIVRGDTFEKCAGGAELNVVSGISMMGLRTGIISKVPQNDIGTYVKNHLRFCGVSDDCLIFDESRDARLGIYFYENGAYPRKSSVVYDRRNSSINTISMDDIPESTFSSTKLFHTCGITLALSPQTRDVTEECIKKFKEQGALISFDVNYRANLWDEATAKEYIERILPYVDILFVSEETSRRTFGKTGTIKEIMKSYTEDFNIKIVATTERIVISPKKHTFGSTIYNAVEDKFYEEAPYQNIEVIDRIGSGDAYVSGVLYGLLAYDDCQKALEIGNAASAVKNTIPGDLPSTDLKEIQKIISSHQNIGPQSEMNR
- a CDS encoding diacylglycerol/lipid kinase family protein yields the protein MYHFIINPHSKTGKAKELWQGLRQRLENESINYKEYFTTGHGHATQIAKEICTIDNERKTIVIVGGDGTANEVINGIDNYEDVLLGYIPMGSSNDLARGLLLPKNPAEALDRVLNPRKIRAVDHGQVTFEDGLPRRFSVSSGIGYDAAICQVAQTTKIKNFLNKIGIGKLTYFLIGVKEIFANKPCDATVIADGITYSVKNLIFMASLIHKCEGGGLLMAPDASDNDRKLSICLVSNIPKLKILFVMPTIFLGKHTKIKGVQMITCSSVSIHTQSPLYVHTDGEVLGEHTDLTLRCTSEQVNIIT